The following proteins are co-located in the Purpureocillium takamizusanense chromosome 10, complete sequence genome:
- a CDS encoding uncharacterized protein (COG:S~SECRETED:SignalP(1-18~SECRETED:cutsite=STA-LF~SECRETED:prob=0.7249)~EggNog:ENOG503NYS7), with the protein MKLMPTIVAVCMATPSTALFLVNNAWKFAKIPTDGLDDITFAFNLKNAPHKRGFYSSQEFNFFNVSAVGYMGVQPRPDSNGKSIVHAAFSSFQKGATTKHRNCHNGADGGPGISCSVDIEGDYSHTYNLTVETSGERTWKGTMVDTVTGMATVIGEWTLPYGSGKLKNGELGFVEYFLWDSRSPHACDTLPKTEVTIFDPTSRTNGASGGNMGRPYAVGNCRGKAGYSATQVSSGWNIKVGF; encoded by the coding sequence ATGAAGTTGATGCCCACCATTGTGGCCGTGTGCATGGCCACGCCCTCTACTgcgctcttcctcgtcaacaACGCGTGGAAATTCGCTAAAATCCCTActgacggccttgacgacaTCACTTTCGCCTTCAACTTAAAGAACGCGCCGCATAAGAGAGGCTTCTACTCTTCTCAGGAGTTTAACTTCTTCAACGTCTCCGCCGTTGGCTACATGGGCGTACAGCCCCGCCCAGACTCTAACGGCAAAAGCATCGTCCACGCCgccttttcttcttttcaAAAAGGCGCTACTACGAAGCACCGAAACTGCCATAACGGTGCGGATGGTGGCCCCGGTATTAGCTGTTCTGTCGATATCGAAGGCGACTATAGCCATACCTATAACTTGACTGTCGAGACCTCCGGCGAGCGGACGTGGAAGGGGACGATGGTAGATACTGTTACCGGGATGGCGACCGTTATCGGTGAATGGACGCTGCCTTATGGCTCGGGCAAACTCAAGAACGGTGAACTTGGCTTTGTTGAGTACTTCCTCTGGGACAGCCGGTCTCCGCATGCTTGTGACACTCTACCCAAGACGGAGGTTACCATCTTCGACCCTACGTCTAGGACGAACGGAGCTAGTGGCGGAAACATGGGCAGGCCGTACGCAGTCGGAAATTGTCGTGGCAAGGCAGGCTACTCTGCCACGCAGGTATCTTCGGGCTGGAATATCAAGGTCGGCTTTTAG
- a CDS encoding uncharacterized protein (COG:E~EggNog:ENOG503P3SG), with the protein MSALRIASVQFENASGDKAANLAAIRRLSTQAARRGCNVVAFHECSISGYTFASHLSRDALIAVAEPVPSGPSVQELIAIARDVGIVILAGLFEYDSAVDKIYNMYVCVSGEGLLARFRKLHPFISAHLSAGDELVVFDLLGWKASILICYDNNVVENVRATALAGAEVLFAPHVTMCTPSTRPGAGFVDPALWDARETDPTTLRGEFTGLKGRAWLMKWLPARAYDNAIYVVFSNPIGMDDDQLKNGCSMVLDPFGDVLDECRQLGEDLAVATCTRDKLRLAGGFRYRKARRPDVYGSIIAANHEPKLKVAWM; encoded by the coding sequence ATGTCAGCGCTTCGCATCGCGTCAGTTCAGTTCGAAAACGCCTcgggcgacaaggccgccaacCTCGCTGCGATCCGCCGGCTGTCTACCCAGGCCGCACGCCGCGGCTgcaacgtcgtcgccttTCACGAGTGCTCCATTTCAGGCTACACCTTTGCATCGCATCTATCCCGCGATGCGctcatcgccgtggccgagccCGTCCCGTCAGGTCCTAGCGTGcaggagctcatcgccattgcgcgcgacgtcggcatcgtTATCTTAGCCGGGCTATTCGAGTACGACTCGGCGGTAGATAAGATTTACAATATGTATGTCTGCGTCTCGGGCGAGGGCTTACTCGCGCGCTTCCGCAAGCTCCACCCTTTCATTAGCGCGCACCTCTCGGCCGgtgacgagctcgtcgtgTTCGATCTCTTGGGCTGGAAGGCCAGCATTCTCATATGCTACGACAACAACGTGGTCGAAAACGTgcgggccacggcgctcgcaggcgccgaggtgctgTTTGCGCCTCACGTCACCATGTGCACGCCCTCGAcacggcccggcgccggcttcgtGGACCCGGCGCTGTGGGACGCGAGAGAAACGGACCCAACCACGCTGCGGGGCGAGTTCACCGGCCTCAAGGGCCGTGCCTGGCTCATGAAGTGGCTCCCGGCGAGGGCGTACGACAATGCTATATACGTAGTGTTTAGCAACCCGATCGGCATGGACGATGACCAGCTGAAAAACGGCTGCTCCATGGTGCTCGACCCGTTCGGAGACGTGTTGGACGAGTGCCGACAGCTGGGCGAGGACCTAGCCGTGGCGACATGTACGCGCGATAAGTTGCGTCTTGCCGGCGGTTTCAGATATcgcaaggcgaggcggcccgACGTGTATGGGAGCATCATTGCGGCAAATCACGAACCGAAGCTCAAGGTGGCCTGGATGTAG
- a CDS encoding uncharacterized protein (COG:C~EggNog:ENOG503NVIR) → MPQSENIALHPCPTAHLHCCPIFLFFTMAGSSNGPANGAHVNMMTDTIIANLPPEGLRAVMRLILVSRPDVTPTFEAETRKYLGQGAATSLGARIHNLDMDGLKKAQQLIRCMLGSGIPFEGIPWLGKVAVRAANLAIELRAVDSAGAFALLASIDGDVVQAMTAVQKALFSQSGVRTMSIEEKDIVEQLFEALNSCQEVFRGAEYPYRRSTIATASTLGVPQPHLQFNDTASANIKEIVPPAKPSETFTLNGKQVPRIFSGLWQMSSPAWGPATTSKIIEQFSVHAQNGFTAFDMADHYGDAEIIFGQFRSYYPFKDALFTATKYCVFHPVTISRDAVHSNVTERCKRLQLDKLDLLQVHWQFYENPQYLDAIEYIMEDDRVGAVGLCNFDTAHLETVLNRGLRIYTNQVQFSLIDSRPTEQMGQVCERHGIKLITYGTLVRIAFLCG, encoded by the exons ATGCCTCAAAGCGAAAATATAGCTCTCCATCCATGTCCAACTGCCCATTTGCACTGTTGCCCGATTTTCCTCTTCTTCACGATGGCAGGCTCATCTAATGGGCCGGCGAATGGAGCACATGTCAACATGATGACAGACACGATCATCGCGAACCTGCCCCCCGAGGGCCTCCGGGCCGTGATGCGCCTAATTCTTGTGTCGCGCCCCGACGTCACTCCCACCTTTGAAGCCGAGACTCGAAAATATCTCGGGCAAGGTGCAGCTACTTCTCTAGGAGCTAGGATTCACAATCTTGACATGGATGGGTTGAAGAAGGCACAGCAATTGATTCGATGTATGCTGGGCTCGGGCATTCCCTTTGAGGGAATACCCTGGCTAGGGAAGGTTGCTGTTCGCGCTGCAAATCTGGCAATCGAACTGCGAGCCGTCGATTCGGCTGGAGCTTTTGCGCTCCTTGCCTCCATCGATGGCGACGTTGTCCAGGCGATGACGGCTGTCCAAAAAGCCCTATTTTCTCAGTCCGGCGTTCGGACTATGTCTATCGAGGAAAAGGATATCGTGGAACAGCTTTTTGAGGCGCTAAATTCGTGCCAGGAAGTTTTCCGTGGAGCAGAGTATCCCTACCGCAGAAGTACGATTGCCACCGCCAGTACGTTAGGAGTCCCACAGCCTCATCTGCAATTTAACGACACGGCGAGCGCCAATATCAAGGAAATCGTTCCACCCGCCAAGCCAAGCGAGACCTTTACCCTTAATGGAAAACAAGTCCCTCGGATCTTCTCAGGACTCTGGCAAATGTCGAGTCCTGCTTGGGGACCAGCCACAACGTCGAAAATTATCGAACAATTCTCAGTACATGCTCAGAACGGTTTCACAGCTTTCGACATGGCGGATCACTATGGCGATGCTGAGATCATATTT GGGCAATTTCGGTCCTACTACCCTTTCAAAGATGCACTTTTCACAGCCACAAAATATTGCGTTTTTCATCCCGTGACAATAAGTCGAGACGCAGTGCATAGCAATGTCACTGAGCGGTGCAAAAGACTGCAACTTGACAAGCTAGACCTACTTCAGGTTCACTGGCAGTTT TATGAGAATCCTCAGTACCTTGACGCCATCGAGTATATTATGGAAGATGATCGCGTCGGTGCCGTAGGCCTTTGCAACTTCGACACAGCTCACCTCGAGACGGTTCTCAACCGTGGCTTGCGTATATATACCAACCAAGTCCAA TTTTCTCTCATCGATTCTCGTCCCACCGAGCAGATGGGTCAGGTTTGCGAGAGACACGGCATTAAACTCATCACTTATGGTACTCTGGTTCGTATTGCTTTCTTATGCGGATAA
- a CDS encoding uncharacterized protein (EggNog:ENOG503P444): MPAGNINDDSFYLYDLKVEVVCPPEKRILCGAKPGDHFTLQGEMLYLPPGQGISIYSLAAVLPLLAAKQRVTAANDWMTTDALIACPDPHCPSQLRIIRQGARKFSHAETTVVSVA, from the exons ATGCCCGCGGGCAACATCAACGACGATTCTTTCTACCTTTACGACCTAAAAGTCGAGGTAGTATGCCCCCCTGAGAAGAGGATCCTATGCGGCGCGAAGCCGGGCGACCACTTCACGCTTCAGGGCGAGATGCTTTACTTGCCCCCTGGGCAAGGTATTAGCATATACAGTCTGG CCGCCGTGCTTCCTCTCCTTGCCGCTAAGCAGAGAGTGACAGCTGCCAACGACTGGATGACCACCGATGCCCTCATAGCATGTCCAGATCCACACTGTCCGTCGCAACTGCGAATCATCCGGCAGGGAGCTAGGAAGTTTTCCCATGCCGAGACAACAGTAGTGTCCGTAGCTTAA
- a CDS encoding uncharacterized protein (COG:C~EggNog:ENOG503NVIR): MPQSENIALHPCPTAHLHCCPIFLFFTMAGSSNGPANGAHVNMMTDTIIANLPPEGLRAVMRLILVSRPDVTPTFEAETRKYLGQGAATSLGARIHNLDMDGLKKAQQLIRCMLGSGIPFEGIPWLGKVAVRAANLAIELRAVDSAGAFALLASIDGDVVQAMTAVQKALFSQSGVRTMSIEEKDIVEQLFEALNSCQEVFRGAEYPYRRSTIATASTLGVPQPHLQFNDTASANIKEIVPPAKPSETFTLNGKQVPRIFSGLWQMSSPAWGPATTSKIIEQFSVHAQNGFTAFDMADHYGDAEIIFGQFRSYYPFKDALFTATKYCVFHPVTISRDAVHSNVTERCKRLQLDKLDLLQVHWQFYENPQYLDAIEYIMEDDRVGAVGLCNFDTAHLETVLNRGLRIYTNQVQFSLIDSRPTEQMGQVCERHGIKLITYGTLCGGFLADKWLDQPEPDIYDDTVTPSQRKYYGMICSWGGWALFQDLLSVLKDIGAKHSVKISNVATRWVLDFPYVGAVIVGARMGISEHTSDNSATFGWTLDKEDQHLIDGVLTRSRKVELFQTMGDCGEEYR, encoded by the exons ATGCCTCAAAGCGAAAATATAGCTCTCCATCCATGTCCAACTGCCCATTTGCACTGTTGCCCGATTTTCCTCTTCTTCACGATGGCAGGCTCATCTAATGGGCCGGCGAATGGAGCACATGTCAACATGATGACAGACACGATCATCGCGAACCTGCCCCCCGAGGGCCTCCGGGCCGTGATGCGCCTAATTCTTGTGTCGCGCCCCGACGTCACTCCCACCTTTGAAGCCGAGACTCGAAAATATCTCGGGCAAGGTGCAGCTACTTCTCTAGGAGCTAGGATTCACAATCTTGACATGGATGGGTTGAAGAAGGCACAGCAATTGATTCGATGTATGCTGGGCTCGGGCATTCCCTTTGAGGGAATACCCTGGCTAGGGAAGGTTGCTGTTCGCGCTGCAAATCTGGCAATCGAACTGCGAGCCGTCGATTCGGCTGGAGCTTTTGCGCTCCTTGCCTCCATCGATGGCGACGTTGTCCAGGCGATGACGGCTGTCCAAAAAGCCCTATTTTCTCAGTCCGGCGTTCGGACTATGTCTATCGAGGAAAAGGATATCGTGGAACAGCTTTTTGAGGCGCTAAATTCGTGCCAGGAAGTTTTCCGTGGAGCAGAGTATCCCTACCGCAGAAGTACGATTGCCACCGCCAGTACGTTAGGAGTCCCACAGCCTCATCTGCAATTTAACGACACGGCGAGCGCCAATATCAAGGAAATCGTTCCACCCGCCAAGCCAAGCGAGACCTTTACCCTTAATGGAAAACAAGTCCCTCGGATCTTCTCAGGACTCTGGCAAATGTCGAGTCCTGCTTGGGGACCAGCCACAACGTCGAAAATTATCGAACAATTCTCAGTACATGCTCAGAACGGTTTCACAGCTTTCGACATGGCGGATCACTATGGCGATGCTGAGATCATATTT GGGCAATTTCGGTCCTACTACCCTTTCAAAGATGCACTTTTCACAGCCACAAAATATTGCGTTTTTCATCCCGTGACAATAAGTCGAGACGCAGTGCATAGCAATGTCACTGAGCGGTGCAAAAGACTGCAACTTGACAAGCTAGACCTACTTCAGGTTCACTGGCAGTTT TATGAGAATCCTCAGTACCTTGACGCCATCGAGTATATTATGGAAGATGATCGCGTCGGTGCCGTAGGCCTTTGCAACTTCGACACAGCTCACCTCGAGACGGTTCTCAACCGTGGCTTGCGTATATATACCAACCAAGTCCAA TTTTCTCTCATCGATTCTCGTCCCACCGAGCAGATGGGTCAGGTTTGCGAGAGACACGGCATTAAACTCATCACTTATGGTACTCTG TGCGGGGGTTTCCTAGCAGACAAATGGCTTGACCAACCTGAGCCTGATATATATGATGACACAGTTACGCCAAGCCAACGTAAA TATTATGGAATGATATGCAGTTGGGGTGGTTGGGCTCTATTCCAAGATCTATTGTCCGTGTTGAAGGACATTGGTGCGAAACATTCAGTCAAGATCTCTAACGTGGCCACAAGATGGGTGTTAGACTTTCCCTACGTTGGAGCCGTGATAGTCGGCGCCCGGATGGGTATCAGCGAGCATACGAGCGACAATTCTGCCACATTTGGGTGGACGCTGGATAAGGAAGACCAGCACCTCATTGATGGGGTTTTAACGAGAAGCCGGAAGGTAGAACTGTTCCAGACGATGGGTGATTGTGGAGAGGAATATCGATGA
- a CDS encoding uncharacterized protein (COG:E~TransMembrane:11 (o39-55i67-85o120-142i149-170o176-195i270-291o323-348i369-387o393-422i443-465o471-491i)~EggNog:ENOG503NUN0) produces the protein MNDLGTESSPTKSTDVEISSEASPVMETGELKRDLSSRHINMIAIAGMIGTGLFLSSGQVIATAGPVGAILAYLLMGCATAGVSYTTGELSAFMPHTGGFVRHASRLVEPALGAATGWNFWYTMAISAPAEISAAATLIQYWNTDINPGVWITIFLFIIVVLNFCGVRLYGESEVIFASLKIMLIIGLIIGGLVIDLGGAPNHERLGFRYWIHPGAFNTFIKTGSAGRFLAFWKAMLPAAFSYGNIQVVAISGSETRDPRKTIPAATKMTFYRVFFFYVCSIFIVGLIVPYDDKALSISTGTAQQSPFVIAFERSGVLAVPSIINAVVCTSALSSGSACIFIASRTLYGLSCDGHAPQIFQRCNRWGTPHYAVGITCMILPLVYLNVTNNTAIVFGWFVNITTVAGLIGWIVIEVTFLRFHAGLKHQGYSREDLPYKSPLQPYMAWVTLLIVSLVVLFSGFDVFIKRRFTAAGLLTHYVNLVLFAVLYFLFKLYLKSKVVTVPEMDLHHEFLTIQEEKRVLEQV, from the exons ATGAATGATCTTGGGACCGAGTCAAGTCCTACCAAGAGTACTGATGTGGAGATCTCAAGCGAGGCATCCCCAGTCATGGAGACCGGCGAGCTGAAGCGCGATCTCAGCAGTCGCCACATTAATATGATTGCTATCGCAGGCATGATC GGAACTGGTCTTTTCTTAAGCTCTGGTCAGGTTATTGCAACTGCTGGCCCGGTCGGTGCCATTCTCGCCTATCTGCTCATGGGCTGCGCCACCGCGGGAGTCTCCTATACAACAGGAGAGCTGTCAGCTTTCATGCCTCACACTGGCGGGTTTGTTAGACATGCAAGTAGGCTGGTGGAGCCAGCTTTGGGTGCTGCAACAGGCTGGAATTTCT GGTACACGATGGCAATCTCTGCCCCCGCTGAAATCAGTGCTGCTGCAACTCTAATACAATATTGGAACACTGATATCAATCCTGGAGTATGGATCACGATTTTTTTGTTCATAATTGTCGTGCTCAACTTTTGTGGCGTCCGACTATATGGGGAG TCAGAGGTCATTTTTGCTTCCCTCAAGATTATGTTAATCAtcggcctcatcatcggcggaCTCGTAATCGATCTGGGCGGTGCGCCCAACCACGAACGACTGGGCTTCCGCTACTGGATTCACCCTGGGGCTTTCAACACCTTCATCAAGACCGGGTCCGCGGGCCGTTTCCTGGCATTCTGGAAGGCCATGCTCCCAGCGGCCTTCAGCTATGGAAACATTCAGGTTGTAGCCATCTCGGGTTCGGAGACGCGCGACCCCAGAAAGACCATCCCGGCTGCCACAAAAATGACTTTCTACAGAGTGTTCTTCTTTTATGTCTGCAGCATTTTCATCGTGGGCTTAATAGT ACCATATGACGACAAAGCTCTCAGCATCTCGACCGGCACAGCTCAACAGTCACCCTTTGTCATTGCCTTTGAGCGATCCGGAGTCTTGGCAGTTCCTTCTATCATCAATGCCGTTGTTTGTACTTCAGCCTTGAGTAGCGGATCTGCTTGTATCTTCATTGCTTCGAGAACATTATACGGCCTGAGCTGCGATGGCCATGCCCCCCAGATCTTCCAACGTTGCAATCGTTGGGGGACGCCGCATTATGCGGTGGGAATCACCTGCATGATTCTGCCTCTGGTTTATCTCAATGTCACGAATAACACAGCAATTGTCTTTGGCTGGTTTGTGAATATTACCACTGTCGCTGGGCTCATCGGTTGGATCGTCATTGAGGTGACTTTTCTCCGGTTTCACGCGGGGTTGAAGCATCAAGGCTACTCGCGAGAGG ACCTTCCTTATAAAAGCCCTCTTCAGCCGTACATGGCATGGGTCACATTATTAATCGTGTCGCTAGTGGTGTTATTCTCAG GATTTGACGTTTTTATTAAGAGAAGGTTTACAGCAGCAGGTCTTTTAACACATTATGTCAATCTTGTCTTATTTGCAG TACTCTACTTTCTGTTTAAACTATATCTCAAATCGAAGGTAGTTACAGTACCAGAGATGGATCTTCATCATGAATTCCTCACAATCCAGGAAGAGAAACGGGTGCTCGAGCAAGTATAA
- a CDS encoding Carboxypeptidase D (SECRETED:SignalP(1-19~SECRETED:cutsite=ISA-RR~SECRETED:prob=0.6662)~EggNog:ENOG503NV40~MEROPS:MER0001944~COG:O) produces the protein MKLKFLLSLLFLVEPSISARRSEAEQLRQFLKADRALGSHQPHAQARRSPVTNNDAGAKERRTDRCHRFLNNKTQPFAVDGSGIPEVRFNIGESYAGLLPVSNKTDEQDSLYFWFFPTVNEKAKKKKEIIIWLNGGPGCSSLLGLLQENGPFIWQPGMPEPVRNPWSWHLLSNIVYIEQPVGTGFAKGTPTVENEDDVARQFLGFWRNFIDTFGMQGYKVYIVAESYGGMFGPYISSHMLNANDTTYSNLQGLMIYDGLMFNQMVQYYVATENFLDESRVVMPLADKDMAYIRNLSESCGFRDYISTYLTFPPPRPAPIHPSWSEKGSDGAWKNKEGCDKVWDLAYHRMFELNPCFNVYSVGEGCPPLADPLTLETPYFDRKDVKMAIHAPLDVTWSLCTDRTIFPHGDASSDPGQRELPQVIDATKNVIIVQGGVDFTLLPLGTLLGIQNMTWGGKQGFQTRPTDPFYVPKYYKGEFSDRPDYANTSYANEVPAGVGVMGTTHHERGLIFVATQLAGHEGPQYAPAAALRHIEKLLGRVHSLSDTQPFTLPELVNVTQHEKPLGKGTFLFPCFGKGC, from the exons ATGAAGCTCAAGTTTCTGCTGTCCCTTCTCTTCCTCGTTGAGCCATCCATCTCAGCGAGGAGATCCGAAGCCGAGCAGCTTCGACAATTCCTGAAGGCAGATCGAGCGCTGGGGTCTCATCAGCCACATGCTCAGGCTCGGCGGTCGCCAGTCACCAATAACGACGCGGGGGCTAAAGAGCGTCGAACGGATCGCTGCCACCGATTCCTGAACAATAAAACCCAGC CATTTGCCGTTGATGGATCCGGGATCCCCGAAGTCAGGTTCAACATCGGGGAATCGTATGCGGGCCTCTTGCCCGTGAGCAACAAAACAGATGAACAGGACAGCCTTTATTTCTGGTTCTTTCCCACTGTAAATGAGAAGGCCAAGAAAAAGAAGGAAATCATCATTTGGCTCAATGGTGGG CCAGGCTGTTCATCACTCCTGGGACTTCTCCAGGAGAACGGTCCGTTCATCTGGCAGCCTGGTATGCCCGAGCCTGTGAGAAACCCATGGAGCTGGCACCTGCTGTCCAACATCGTCTACATCGAACAGCCCGTGGGGACAGGCTTCGCCAAAGGCACCCCGACAGTGGAGAACGAGGACGATGTCGCAAGGCAGTTTTTGGGCTTCTGGAGGAACTTTATCGACACGTTCGGGATGCAGGGCTACAAGGTGTACATTGTGGCCGAGTCATACGGTGGCATGTTCGGGCCGTATATCTCCAGTCACATGCTCAACGCAAACGATACAACCTACTCCAACCTCCAAGGACTCATGATATACGACGGGCTCATGTTCAACCAGATGGTTCAATATTATGTGGCGACGGAGAATTTTCTTGATGAAAGCAGAGTGGTCAtgcccctcgccgacaaggacaTGGCCTACATTCGCAATTTGTCGGAGAGTTGCGGCTTTAGGGACTACATCAGCACATATCTTACCTTTCCGCCCCCCAGACCAGCGCCCATACACCCTTCCTGGTCGGAGAAAGGGTCCGATGGGGCTTGGAAGAACAAAGAGGGCTGCGACAAAGTGTGGGACCTGGCATATCACCGTATGTTTGAGCTCAATCCCTGCTTCAACGTTTACAGCGTTGGAGAGGGTTGCCCGCCCCTCGCCGATCCACTTACTTTGGAAACCCCCTACTTCGACCGCAAAGATGTCAAGATGGCCATTCACGCACCCCTGGATGTCACCTGGTCCCTTTGCACCGACCGCACCATCTTTCCACATGGTGATGCTTCATCTGATCCTGGGCAACGAGAGCTGCCCCAGGTAATTGACGCCACCAAGAATGTCATTATCGTGCAGGGTGGGGTGGACTTCACCCTCCTCCCTTTGGGAACTCTGCTAGGCATCCAGAATATGACCTGGGGAGGTAAGCAGGGATTTCAAACGCGGCCGACGGATCCATTCTACGTTCCGAAATACTACAAGGGCGAGTTTAGCGACAGACCCGATTACGCGAACACATCGTACGCCAACGAGGTTCCTGCAGGAGTTGGAGTCATGGGCACGACACACCACGAGCGTGGCCTCATATTTGTAGCAACCCAGCTGGCGGGCCACGAGGGACCGCAATATGCTCCCGCAGCGGCGCTCCGGCACATCGAGAAGCTTCTGGGAAGGGTACACAGCCTGAGCGACACACAGCCCTTTACGCTGCCGGAGCTGGTCAACGTCACACAGCATGAGAAGCCGTTGGGCAAGGGGACCTTCCTGTTTCCGTGCTTCGGAAAGGGCTGCTGA
- a CDS encoding uncharacterized protein (EggNog:ENOG503P6AW~COG:S) — MPAAIPLSQSTPAHAGAHGRKHHFSHLCLCCESALAFIARFAIMRFHAVLFALASSAAAAPLADATTTSIVERQSPEAVTDQLLFSLSLPQFTARRNKKDPATLDWSSDGCTSSPDNPFGFPFLPGCHRHDFGYQNYRAQTRFTKDAKAKIDLNFKNDLYYQCQGVSAKGACESLADVYYAAVRKFGGGDASKREEQEDVDRLYDEAVARYEKAVKEAQEEGLLPVLD, encoded by the exons ATGCCAGCCGCGATTCCGCTGTCTCAGTCGACTCCGGCCCATGCTGGAGCACACGGCAGAAAACACCACTTCTCTCACCTCTGCCTTTGTTGCGAGTCTGCACTTGCCTTCATCGCACGCTTCGCTATCATGAGGTTCCACGCGGTTCTGTTCGCtctggcctcgtcggccgcggctgcgcctctcgccgatgccacgacgacgagcatcgTCGAGCGACAGAGCCCCGAAGCCGTCACGGACCAGCTCCTCTTCAGCCTGTCGCTACCCCAATTCACGGCTCGTCGCAACAAGAAGGATCCGGCCACGCTGGACTGGTCCTCGGACGGATGCACCAGCTCTCCCGATAACCCCTTCGGCTTCCCCTTCCTGCCAGgctgccaccgccacgaCTTTGGCTACCAGAACTACCGCGCCCAGACCCGCTTCACCAAGGATGCCAAGGCCAAGATTGACCTCAACTTCAAGAACGA CCTGTACTACCAATGTCAAGGAGTGTCAGCCAAGGGTGCCTGCGAGTCCCTAGCTGACGTGTACTATGCAGCGGTGCGCaagtttggcggcggcgacgcttctaagcgggaggagcaggaggacgtTGACCGATTGTATGACGAGGCAGTCGCGAGATACGAAAAGGCCGTCAAAGAGGCACAGGAAGAGGGCCTGCTGCCCGTCCTCGACTAA